From Macaca mulatta isolate MMU2019108-1 chromosome 1, T2T-MMU8v2.0, whole genome shotgun sequence, the proteins below share one genomic window:
- the LOC114671097 gene encoding large ribosomal subunit protein eL37, with protein sequence MTKGTSSFGKRRNKTHTLCRRCGSKAYHLQKSTCGKCGYPAKRKRKYNWSAKAKRRNTTGTGRMRHLKIVYRRFRHGFREGTTPKPKRAAVAASSSS encoded by the coding sequence ATGACGAAGGGAACGTCATCGTTTGGAAAGCGTCGCAATAAGACGCACACATTGTGCCGCCGCTGTGGCTCTAAGGCCTACCACCTTCAGAAGTCGACCTGTGGCAAATGTGGCTACCCTGCCAAGCGCAAGAGAAAGTATAACTGGAGTGCCAAGGCTAAAAGACGAAATACCACCGGAACTGGTCGAATGAGGCACCTAAAAATTGTATACCGCAGATTCAGGCATGGATTCCGTGAAGGAACAACACCTAAACCCAAGAGGGCAGCTGTTGCAGCATCTAGTTCATCTTAA